ACTGAGAACTGGTTAGAGCTGGGGAAAATCGGGGTTCCGTTGGGAACTCCTTGGGAGTTAAAGCGTTGCCTGTGTGACAGGTTTCATGAGGAGTGCTACCTGTGTGGCAGGCTCTATGCGAAGATATTTGCCTTGGCTTGTTTCATGGACGCGCTATAGTTCGCATAGTAACTAGCTCGGGTTGCATGTGTTTTCTTGCTGAGTGTGTGGGTAAGGTGGGCCTGTTTTTGGAGAATAGGTCTGACTGTGTGTTATGGGTTACCATAGACGGAGTGTCcggcaacattaaaacttgggccCTAGTAACTTTCCACCACGGCAGAACCCCATTAATTTAAGAATATTAATATGATGTCTTCGCAAAACCACTTTATGGAAAACACACCATTGTATGTGTAAACTTGGTATTTCTGCAAAGATTAATCTTACAACTTATTCCTTGCTGatatcatatgcatgtatttatacacctaccgtagggcaagggttgggacttggtgaggacatttgtactcactcttgttgtgCTTTCAGAGGACAATTCGGACTCCACCGAAGCAGACAGTGAGGCTGACGAGTAGGTCTCGGTCGCATCCGCCCCCGAGTTGCCTTTGGAGTGACGTGCCTTCATATTGTTCCTTATGTGCTCTTTGATAGCATGGATTCTGTTGGCCGTAGGAattctttatgtattttttgGATGATGGATCCTTCTCACCACTCCCCATGTTGTATGAATGTGGTATCAtttgttgtaagactcttatttactAGCGATTGATAtagggactggtataataatggCTTTAAGCATCAGAGGTAACCAGGGCACTTcatgtggtatcagagccatacttggATGTAGGACGAGACCATAGATCTGGATGtgatatttttcttaaaaactatGTTACAAAACTTCTTACTCTCTTTATTTCTTTTGGAAAAGCCCTTTTCATAAGCATCATTCTCCTGTTTTTGCAGATGGAGGAACAAGGATGGGTAACCGAGTACTATCAAGACACCCTTGGCTTCCCAGAGGTGATGTACGCTGCCATGACTAGGTTGTGTGTTATGGAACATCCAGAGTACGTGAGCAGGGAGTTTGAAGAATACGACACCGAGCGCTGTGAGGTCACCATCCATGTTGGATCTAGTAAAGACCACCTCAACAAGAAGCCGTAGAGTGTGACCACTACAGGGTTTAGGTTTGCTGACACCTACCAAGCTGTTGCTTGCAAGACCTTGCGTCACCTCTACCAGATCTATGAGAAGCCTATTGGTCGTACATTCATAAGGTTCTTTCACCTAGTGGAGAGAAATCGCCCTACTTGGATGGCACGGATGAAGACTTTGCAAGGCCTGAGGATGCGAGAAAGCGACCCTACCGTTGTAGGCATGACACGCTACCTGATGGCCCTAGATGAGCTGTATGACCAGCAGGCGACGCAATTAAGAGGATGCATCCGTCGAGCCGAAGAAGCAGAAACGCATGGGAGGTCCCTACGTGTCCAACTCACCGAAGTCTGAGCCTAAGTTGTAGAAGCTAAAAGCCGCATCGTAGCAGCCGAATAAGCAgcaaaggcagtagaagagcgTCACAACAAGCTGATCAATGAGGCCTACCTCATTGGTCGTGCCAGCGGAAAAATTCTCCACCTCCTTGGCATGGAAGGACACCTAGAGCATTAAGAGGAAGTTCTCAGAGGATGTTCCTACTCCACCACCCACCCCTCATGAAGCAACCGACGAAGAATACCTCCCCCCGACCCAGAACTCTTCCGACATGGAAGAAAACGAGGAGTACACTCCCCTCGCCCCGCCTGAGAACCCTCGCCCCAAGGAGAGGAAAGATTTCGCCAGTATCTCAGAAGCCTAGAGCTCCGGAAGAAATGGGATGAAGCACCCTGGTCCGATCCTAGTACAAGTAGACATATGTACCCCATGTGTATCATAGTCGCGTGTGGTACCCGATAGTGTTGTACCCCCCTTCCCCTTAAGTAATTGAGCTTGTGGCATGCTTGTTTGCCCTTGAGTGTGTTTTCCCTTGTGTGCTAGTAAGACATGAGGCCTTGTGAATTTTCTTTAAAAAGAGTTTTAAACAAAACAACCCTAGTCTCTCTGCTCTTAGCTTATGCTTTCCCTCCCCTCACTTGAGCAGATGGCACCCTAGAAGTCCGCCAGAATCCAACAACGTCAAGAGAATCGCAGGGCAGAAGAGGAAAATCATGGTAAAAGTGAAGTAGAGAACCAAGAAGGAAATAGGAATGCTCAAAGACTATCAAATCCTCCTGCCAATGACTTGGTGGCAGTTATGGCATAACAGACTCGTCTGTTAGCCGCTCTGGCTGAAGGAATCAATCAACCCCAACAGCAAGCACAAGGACTTCCCAACAAAATGACTGATTTCATCAGGATCAAGCCACCCACCTTTGAGGGATCTGATAaccctatggatgcagatgactGGCTGAGGAACATACAAAGAAAGCTAGATGCTATCAACTATGTAGGAAGAGACAAAGTTCTCCTGTCATCCCATCAGCTAGCTGGTACAGCCTTGGCATGGTGGGAGAACTACTGTGAAGCCACAGACAACACCGCAGCTATCATCTAGGAGGAGTTTGTTGCAGAGTTGCGTTGGTACCATGTTTCAGAAGTAACTATGGAACTCAAGGCAGATGAGTTTAGGAGGCTGAGGCAAGGCAATATGAGTGTTAATGAGTACATCCGCAAGTTTGTTGAGCTATCTCGTTATATACTAGAAGAAGTCTTCACcgacaagaagaagcaaaataGGTTCAAGAAAGAGTTGGAAAGCAACCTAAAGGCACAACTAACTCCCCATATCTATCTTGACTTTAACACCCTGATGAACATGACTATTCTACTGGAAGAAACTAGATCGGAACTGTAAAAAACAGGAAGCGCAAGTTCACTGCTCACATGGCTCAGCAACAGAAAAGGTCCCAGAGGTTCAAGCGTCCTGGTTACTCCAGCTAGAAGGCTCAGTCCACCATGTAGTATAGGATTCCAGCCTGTACTTCACATCAACCCAACCCTTCCTACTGTAATTAGAGCTATATCAGATCTCAGCAGAACAACAGTGACCAAGTGGCCAACACAAGCAAAGCATGTTTCAACTATGGCGAGATCAGGTACTTCATCACTAACTGCCCTTGCAAGACCAAGCAAACAACGTTTGTTTAGTCAAACACTGTGAATGGACCCCGACTAGCAATGTTTGAGGCCAGCCGTGGAGTCTCTCACGCCCCCCACTCACCAGCAAGGTCGTAACAGTCCTTCAGAAGAGCATCTTGAgtcagagttgctcaagcttattgacccttcaacttgatgtggagcgacgacaagatACGTGTACGGGGGtacggagacccttgtcttagtggctcaaactccgaagtgaagatgacgaTAAGTGACCtggagagaggctagtggtgagatcttgccttcgtagcttggtggctcattcggaTTGAGGTCTTCcttttgtgacttggtgactcaagagccgtgaccggaagagtcttaACGATCAGGAGTATATCTTTAGTAGAGCTTCAACGTGAACTAGAGATGACATTCATGTCattgataccacaggataaaaaaaatcccttgtgccgagtttgttttctctaccatctttacacttctgtatttatattttttgcaatctacctttatGTATTTACTTTTCTAGAATAGTTTGTTAGAATTGGCTTTAGGTTACAGACCGTTTGAGCGGTAGAATAGGCACACTAAATAAATCTAGttcacatttagataaaaattgatacggatttatcttataaatttttttgaatctGATTTAGTTTAGacttttaaatatcctaatttacTTATTTTTAGAACGTCACCGTTGCTTTTACAGCAACGAGAGTAAGAGATGCAGAGGTAGTGAGAAAACTAAGCAGAAGAGGCCCAAGTAAATGATTCATTGCCACTGGCTGGTAGTTCGGATATCCTGTATGTAACTTGACTGATCAATTTAAAAGGCTCCTCCTGAATTTGTATTTTTCCTGTCCTACTTATTGGATGTTGTAGCGGAGCTTTATCAGGCATACAAATAGGATGCAATTAGGTTTGTTTCTAATTGAGTTCTGGTTCAAATTCAAATGCTTGATGGCATGATGATTTGACTTCGGAATGCTGGGTGAGGTTGGAGGTCAAAGTCCAGCAGTAGGACCAAACACCAAACTCTAGGGTCAAAAGCAGGAAGAGGCAGCTTGGATCATTTTTTGTTCTTCTGGTTTACAGGCAGACACATGAAAAGTGAACTCAGAGCCAGGGATTAagattttgctaaaattttacaaatcttGAAGAGAAACGAAATATCtgattttgaaaattttctttaCTAACATGTGAGACTTATATTGCAGAGGACGAAAAATGttcaaaattcacaaaatttagCCTTTTCAtcgttgaaaaaaaaattataaaacgaacTGAAAATCCCTGCTCCGAGCTAAATGTAATAGCTTTTGAATCGACCTATTTGCATCAATAGGCAGCTGGTGATGTACTACTATTTTTCTCCGATTAAAACTCGACTATAATCGGTCCATTATCGTAAAATAATAATCAATTAAATACTTAGTGACTAAGAAACAATTCAGCATGGCTACAATCGTAAAATAATAATCAATCAAGTACTTAGTGACTAAGAAACAATTCAGCATGACTACAATCGTAAAATAATAATCAACCAAATACTTTGATTTTTGAATGCTACTACTCCTATCATTGCCATTTGGTCGGAAGCAAAGCAGAGACTCAATTGTCTTTTGTTGGGCTGGGCAAGAAAGGGTGTGTTTAGTTGTAGTTACTATAATATTAAAGAGAAATGTTTAGTTATTTATATTTACTGTTTcaatttaatatgataaatgtaaatatatatttttagtttggTTTGACGGATGTAGACTAATGTGTTTATTTACGTAGCCAGATACACTTATtattatcataaaattatttttaaataactaATCATAATATCAATTTTTATATCTGCTTATGTAACCTCATATtcgatcaaccaaacaaaaatttaaACTCAATATTTTAAAACAGATATAACTAATTAAATACTTTTTTtctaataaatataactccacTGTATTACTTCCACTAAACCGTACTATACATATCGCGAAACCCGTCTAACTAACCAGCCACATCCAAGTCGCGTGCCTGCAGTGCGGTGAAGCTGCTGGAttcttctcccccttgatctctTCTCCTCCCTGCTCTCTGGCAGCTTTGGTAGTTGACCAGGGAAGAGAGGGACAGGCCATGGCGAACTGCACGGCAGCGCGCATGTTTGCCTACAACGCCTCGCTCTGCGCTTGCGACCCCGGGTACTACCTGAGCAACGGCAGCTGCGCCCCGATGCCGGGCGGCGGGTGGGAGTGGCAGGTGGGCACCGTGGGCGCGCCGCGCAACCGGAGCCTCTACTTCCTGGCACCGGTCCTCTCCCTCGACGCCGTCCGCTACCTCACCCAGTCCCAGGCCGTGCTCCTCGAGGCCGCGCTCGCCGCGCTCCTCTCCTGGCTCGCCTTCTGCGCCGCCGCAAGGGTCGCCGGACGGGACCCCAGCGGGGAGAAGAGGCTCTTCCGCGTTCGGTTCTGGGTCAGCCGCCTCGACTGCGTCTTCGACAACAGCCACTGGACGGTGcgtcccccctcccctcccctcccttttGCTTACTCCTCCTCTTGCAATTCGGAACGCATGAATTTCACattaaacatatttttcttttctttgagtaaattttataaaagcACATGCCTTCACTAGTTGACTAGTTGCAATTATTGCCATGTTTTTCTTTGCACAATTCATTGATCTTCATTCTCTCTGGAAATCGCAACCTTTGAATTCTTGTTCTAAAATGAAGTTGCATTTTGCCCCTTCTAAAAAAACTTAGGAGGACCAGCGAGTACTGAGGAAAAGGAAGACCGAGCTGGGTGGCACATGCTCAGTTGCTAGCTTGATACTCTTCATCGGATTAGTCACCGTGTAAGTGCGTGCTGCTTTGCTTGCTTGGTAAAATTTGTGTTGGATTAGTGACTTTCCATAAGATTCGTATTGTGCAATTATTCACTCTTTGCTCACTTCATCGCAGGCTGCTGTATCAAGCCATCAAAAGGCACAGCATTGAGGTGCATCGAGTCAAGCCGGCCAATGCTCCCGACCTTCTGTCTTTCGTGAACGATCTTgagttccacatcaccaccgtCTCCAGCATGTCCTGTGCGCAAGCGGTCGCGCCTTCAACCATCGCGATGGGGACACCTGGGTTCATGGACTTCAGGGTGGTGCCCCTGCCAACATTGTTCACCTACAGCTGCAAAAACACGAGCCAGGGGCCATCCATTTCGCTCAGGTGCAACGGCTGCCGGATCCCTCCGAGAGACCACTATGTGTCCTGGCAATTCATCGATCTTCCGGGGCAGCCGGCTGCCGCAGCTGGCTTCCAGTTCAACATGACCGCGAAGCAGCACGGCGACGACAAGCACGTGAGCTTTGTGAGTGGCATGATGAACTCTGACGGCTATGCTGATGATGGGAAGCTGAAAACATTCAGGGGCAGAGGTTCAAATGTTCTGAAGATTCAACTGTTCCCTCAGATATACAACAATCTTGGTAACCTGAGGCTCTTGCAGCCACTGGTTCAGGACTTCACCCAAGGGTCTGCGTTTTCGGATGTCAGCAGCTTGAATGCTTCCCTGCAGAATCCCAGGGATGGAGTAGTGAATACTACGCTCTTCATAAGTTATCTTTCCGACTACATTGTGGAGATCAGCAAAGAGAGTGTGGTAGGCCCAGGTGAGTCTCTCAATCTCATGAAGCCAACGCCTTCATGTGCACACTTTACATTTCTAGCATGTAATGGCGATTGTTATCTGCAGTTAGTATACTTGCGAGTATTGGTGGCCTTTATGCCTTCAGTGTGGCAATTTGTCTCTGCATGATGGCTCAAGTAAGTCTTCACAAAACATACCTTTGTTGTCTATGAGATCTTTGCCAACGTTTTCATTTGTTGCCAACAAATCTAAATAGTCTGTGTTATGATCCTAAGATCATTAGGGGATAAACATCGCCGAGAGGATTGCCGGGCAGTGTCGGCTGCTacgagatggattagactattggggagacttagattaattcttctttttgCTTACTTCAAAGGATGTGCCAGCTATCCCTTTATATAGGCAGGTCACGGCTCTaacaaaccaaatcaaatcaTATCTCTAATGGATAACAAATCTAATCTTACCTTTTAAATAACCCCTAACAAATCTGAtataatcttatctctaaatgCTATTTAATCTTTCCAAATAACGCGAACCGAGCGTAGCTCGGTTGGTGGGGCATGAGTGGTGATGCCCCACCCGCCCGCGTTCGACTTTTTTCCCGGATGAGGGTGTGCCACGCAGGGTGTTTTCCCTATGTCATTGGTAGGGTGTGTGTATTTGTACTAAAAAAAACTTTCCAAATAAGTAGCTAAAAGATAAAGCAGACGTGGTGCTAATGGACAGGACAGGACAGGACGTTTCACCTCTCCTTTTGCAAAGCTCATCTTCCAGCTGCAGGGTGTCATCCATGGTTGTAGCCCATGAAATCCCCACGCCGACGAACAGTTGTAGCGTCGGCATCCCATCATGTGAGAGCACCAAGTTGTCCTTGCCCGCGCTACTGTTTGTGGTTAGCCATCTATCTATTGTGGCAGATTGTTGTAGCGCCACAAGTGACTCCAGTAGTGTCGCCCATGGGGATAGCAACGATAAAGCCACTGGCGGCGCTAGCGGCGAGATCAATGAGGGGCATAGTTGCGCCAAGGATGGCCTCAGTGGCGTCGCCTCTGGGGCTAGTAACAGCAAAACCATCGGTGGCGCCAACAACAAAAACGAGCTGCACCAAATTTGACCTCGACGTCACCACCCAACAGGATAGCAATGAAGAAATCAACAGAGGTGTGACCAAGACAGATGGTATGGTAGGCAGCGCCACGGTTGACTTCGGTGGTGTCACCCATCGGGATGGCAACGGCGAAACCAGCAATGGCGCAGATTGATTGGCAGCATAAGCCATGGAAGGGATCCTTGGCAAATATGATACCAAGATCCTATATAAGATCATTAAGGGGGAAAACATCGCCGAGAGGACGGGCGAGTTCAGTTGCTAGGGGAGAGATTAGATTATTGgagagacttagattaattcttctttttgCTTACTTCAAAGGATTGCCGGCTGCCTCTTTATATAGGAAGGGAATGGTTCTAACAAACCGAATCAAATACTATCTCTAATTGATAACAAATCTAGTCTTACCTTCTAAATGATCTCTAACAAATTTAATCTAATCGTATCTCTAAATGCTACCTAATCTTTCCAAATAATTGACTAAAAGGTAGACGTGGTGCTACATGGTCCTAATGGGCCTGACATGACAGTCTGACACTGATTTCTGAATTCTTTGCATCCCTTATCTTTTTATTTGGTTCCCTCACGTTCACTGATATTCACACATGGCTTCTGACTTTCTGTGACACTGATACAAAGGAATAACCATGCAATGTCTGTTTATCAACTTAAAAGCTGTCTAATTATGCAATTGATTACATAATTAACACATTGGTTTTCCAGTGCGAAGCCAGGATAAAGAAGCTCCATGATGAGGATACCAGAATGTTGACAATTATGAGCAAACGGCGTGCTCGACGGAATTGGGATAAGGTGAAGAATGTCTTGTACCAACAATGAGCATTGTATATGTCTGGTTGTCTCCCTGATCAATAAGGCATAGCTATTCTGCTGGTAACAGGTGCGGAAGTTTGTCATGTATACCTGGGGTCCTAGCAACCTGGATCCAACTGATAGAAGTGGCAAGCACAGCCTGAAGGTTGAGTAATGGATTCTCTCCATAGAACCTTCCACAAGAGAAGAGAACTGATTAGACGAGCAAACTCGTTTGTGCTAATATTCATATATTTGCTTTTTGGTGCAGTATATGTTTGTCCAATGGTGTGGTTTAGGAATATTCTTTTATTCTTCCATTCAATTTGTTCGATGCTGTTTGTACCTCACTTTTGAGCCAAATTCTTGAGGattgaatcttgtgcaatgatATTGCAGGGGGCCATTGACATCGAAAGAGTTGGGGAAATGCAGCAATCAAGCAGTTCCGGATAGCCTTGATGGATGGAAGCTTGGGATGCAATGCTGGCATTGATGCTTTGATTCATACCTAGCTGTTCCTGCATATATGCTTTGAAAATTTGTCCCCTTTTGCATAGTCCTCCATGAAATTTTACGCTGCTGCATCATCTTTAGCCAAGCGATTGACGTGACTTAAGCTGACGATGAGGGACAGTTTTGTTACGGTATCAATTCCCAACTGAAATTAGCAATTATTGTTGTCCGTTGGGGAGGAGTGTTTCACCCAATCATGGCTTCAACAATAGATGTTCTCACCACACTGATGGAAGAAGTTGGAGACGGCCATCCTCAACGCTGGCACCACCACAACATAGTTTTACGGTGATGTGGCGAGATGGGATGATCCAACACCTTTACAGCGCTTACGATGTGTGGTGTGATGATGTGCTTATGATGTGAGGTGTGATGATGTTATCCGTACATCAATATGGTGAATACACACATCACAGGGTAGGATAGTAGAAAATTATATTGGCAAATGATAATGCAAATGTAGCTTAAAAGTGATTATCTAGGATTTTAGTAAATCAACATAGCAATGTGTTTCTGCTATCTAGTGTGTTTGTGCTACTGCTATGTGCTATCTATACTCTAGTGTGCTCCCTATGTGTGGTTGTGTGCTATATAGAATAGAACATTAGAACAGAGTTACAGATCTTGAGCTAGAGCTACTGAGATTAAGCTTGATTGCGGGTAGCGTAGGGGCTACGAAGGGGGTTGAGCTTGATTGTAGGTATACACACTTCTCAGTAACCCACTTATAGCTATGTTAGCTGACTAAGTCCAACTGCACAAGACCAAAGCTCAAAGCTCACAACCTGCTCAACCAACAAGCCAACTTACCCATCGTCGGTCCATCCCAAGACACGAGACTCCCGCACGATAGCTTCACACAAGCGTTGCCTATGGATACAGAGCATCGGCTAGCCAGAGAGGGCGGGCAGAGCAGCTGGTTGGAGTGGTGGACGAAG
The nucleotide sequence above comes from Phragmites australis chromosome 4, lpPhrAust1.1, whole genome shotgun sequence. Encoded proteins:
- the LOC133916093 gene encoding uncharacterized protein LOC133916093, giving the protein MANCTAARMFAYNASLCACDPGYYLSNGSCAPMPGGGWEWQVGTVGAPRNRSLYFLAPVLSLDAVRYLTQSQAVLLEAALAALLSWLAFCAAARVAGRDPSGEKRLFRVRFWVSRLDCVFDNSHWTEDQRVLRKRKTELGGTCSVASLILFIGLVTVLLYQAIKRHSIEVHRVKPANAPDLLSFVNDLEFHITTVSSMSCAQAVAPSTIAMGTPGFMDFRVVPLPTLFTYSCKNTSQGPSISLRCNGCRIPPRDHYVSWQFIDLPGQPAAAAGFQFNMTAKQHGDDKHVSFVSGMMNSDGYADDGKLKTFRGRGSNVLKIQLFPQIYNNLGNLRLLQPLVQDFTQGSAFSDVSSLNASLQNPRDGVVNTTLFISYLSDYIVEISKESVVGPVSILASIGGLYAFSVAICLCMMAQCEARIKKLHDEDTRMLTIMSKRRARRNWDKVRKFVMYTWGPSNLDPTDRSGKHSLKGAIDIERVGEMQQSSSSG